The following nucleotide sequence is from Synergistaceae bacterium.
AACTCTGCCCGGGCCGAACTTATGGAGAGAGTGTGATATATGTCCGTTTTCTTTTGAGTTTTTCCAAAATATTCGCGTGATATAATGGTTTCGCGGAGGTTTGCGTTTTAATGAAGATGTTGAAACACACGTTAATGAATGACATACTGTTCAAGATGTTGTTTGTGCAGTATCCTGAGTTGCTTAGAGTGTTGGCCGCTGTGCTTCTCGACATAAAGCACGAAAGCATAACGGAGTTTACCGTAACCAACCCGGAAATACCGCCGGAATCGCTCGGAGAAAAGTTCTGTCGGCTCGACGTCAATATGATTGTGGACGGTCAGCGGGTTGATCTGGAAGTGCAGACAGGCGACGAGGGTGATTACCCGGAGCGTTCCTTATATTACTGGGCTCGGGATTTCTCGTCGGC
It contains:
- a CDS encoding Rpn family recombination-promoting nuclease/putative transposase, with product MKMLKHTLMNDILFKMLFVQYPELLRVLAAVLLDIKHESITEFTVTNPEIPPESLGEKFCRLDVNMIVDGQRVDLEVQTGDEGDYPERSLYYWARDFSSA